In one Blastococcus sp. Marseille-P5729 genomic region, the following are encoded:
- a CDS encoding long-chain fatty acid--CoA ligase encodes MDGLMQVAPLTIVDIFERCETMFPDHTVITRGPSQNEYTYGDWAKRVRQLGTALNDLGLSDDARVGTFCWNHHQHLEMYYAIPCTGRVMHNLNIRLFPDQLVYIVNHAEDEAVFVDRSLLPLFLPILEQSPTVKRVIVVDDGNGPEIPRDDDRFIEYEQLIAGREPAQFHIEDENRASGMCYTSGTTGNPKGVMYSHRSTWLHAFGMTSTMTIGVDNTDRALVIVPMFHANAWGLPYAAPLCGAEMVFPGADMSPDAIATILQDDDITIAMGVPTIWQGILPLLDTYEFKSLRALTAGGSAVPRALIKAYRDKINVPILQGWGMTETSPVCSIAKPQRRDAGKNDEELLDAAATAGTIVGGVQARVADLATGESLPWDGETTGELQVKGNWIAREYFKGEQPLSTEDGWMKTGDIAAITSEGVIRIVDRTKDLVKSGGEWISSVDVENILMAHPDVREAAIVGVPHPKWTERPLACVVLKDGVEANDQKKQEILDFLAPQIAKWWVPDALEFIDEVPKTSVGKFSKKDLRDRYADYALPGS; translated from the coding sequence ATGGATGGACTCATGCAGGTCGCCCCGCTCACGATCGTCGACATCTTCGAGCGGTGCGAGACGATGTTCCCCGACCACACGGTCATCACCCGGGGACCGAGCCAGAACGAGTACACCTACGGCGACTGGGCCAAGCGGGTTCGCCAGCTGGGCACGGCGCTGAACGACCTGGGCCTGTCGGACGACGCCCGCGTGGGCACCTTCTGCTGGAACCACCACCAGCACCTGGAGATGTACTACGCGATCCCGTGCACCGGTCGGGTGATGCATAACCTGAACATCCGGCTGTTCCCAGATCAGCTGGTCTACATCGTGAACCACGCCGAGGACGAGGCGGTGTTCGTCGACCGCTCGCTGCTGCCGCTGTTCCTGCCCATCCTGGAGCAGTCGCCGACGGTCAAGAGGGTCATCGTCGTCGACGACGGCAACGGCCCGGAGATCCCGAGGGACGACGACCGCTTCATCGAGTACGAGCAGCTGATCGCCGGCCGCGAGCCCGCGCAGTTCCACATCGAGGACGAGAACCGCGCGTCGGGCATGTGCTACACCTCGGGCACGACCGGCAACCCCAAGGGGGTCATGTACTCGCACCGCTCGACATGGCTGCACGCCTTCGGCATGACCTCGACGATGACGATCGGCGTGGACAACACCGACCGTGCGCTGGTCATCGTGCCGATGTTCCACGCCAACGCCTGGGGCCTGCCGTACGCCGCTCCGCTGTGCGGCGCTGAGATGGTCTTCCCAGGCGCCGACATGTCGCCCGACGCGATCGCCACAATCCTCCAGGACGACGACATCACCATCGCCATGGGCGTCCCGACGATCTGGCAGGGGATTTTGCCACTGCTGGACACCTACGAGTTCAAGTCGCTTCGCGCGCTCACTGCCGGTGGTTCGGCCGTACCCCGGGCGCTCATCAAGGCCTACCGCGACAAGATCAACGTCCCGATCCTGCAGGGCTGGGGCATGACCGAGACCTCGCCGGTCTGCTCGATCGCCAAGCCGCAGCGCCGCGACGCCGGCAAGAACGACGAGGAGCTGCTCGACGCTGCCGCCACCGCGGGCACCATCGTCGGCGGCGTGCAGGCGAGGGTGGCCGACCTCGCGACCGGCGAGTCGCTGCCGTGGGACGGTGAGACCACCGGAGAGCTGCAGGTGAAGGGCAACTGGATCGCGCGCGAGTACTTCAAGGGCGAGCAGCCGCTGTCGACCGAGGACGGCTGGATGAAGACCGGTGACATAGCCGCGATCACCTCCGAGGGCGTCATCCGGATCGTCGACCGCACCAAGGACCTCGTGAAGTCCGGTGGTGAGTGGATCTCGTCGGTGGACGTCGAGAACATCCTGATGGCGCACCCCGACGTCCGCGAGGCCGCGATCGTCGGCGTGCCGCACCCGAAGTGGACCGAGCGCCCGCTGGCCTGCGTCGTCCTCAAGGACGGCGTCGAGGCGAACGACCAGAAGAAGCAGGAGATCCTGGACTTCCTCGCCCCGCAGATCGCCAAGTGGTGGGTGCCGGACGCGCTGGAGTTCATCGACGAGGTACCCAAGACCAGCGTCGGCAAGTTCTCCAAGAAGGACCTTCGCGACCGGTACGCCGACTACGCGCTGCCAGGCTCGTAG
- a CDS encoding bifunctional phosphatase PAP2/diacylglycerol kinase family protein, whose protein sequence is MSRYFEPLGPGVFDSVARWDEDVYDKLANADSRVLDVSMPALSRAADYSMLWMAAAAAMRAFGGRRTKRAAGRAIGTLAVSSLVTNQCFKRLHWRNRPNGAAVPLRRRAKRMPTSSSFPSGHSASAAAFSTAVALENLPVGAALGILAAGVGTSRVATGAHYPSDVLTGFAVGSGMALLGAKVVPPVLPVLTDDEMPDQFEIGGLPEGKGLTVIVNEKAGVDRPPIGAEIRHGLPQAEIITLEPDVDLIAIAEDAVRNGAKALGVCGGDGTVVAIAEVAMRHDLPLAVFPGGTFNHFAKDIRVPDVATAIEAVKGGVATKVDVATLNDKIFLNTASVGTYPEFVTGRERLQPRYGKRAAAVVAAYRLLKEKPQVHLRIDGRPMTSMLFSVGNGQYQPLDFAPALRPNMADGKLDVRILASDRRAITPRLLWATLTGTLDDSRLYQRKTVSSMQVEVLESEVLVSRDGEVDDPAPVLRFGVKPRALTVFQPKNPKM, encoded by the coding sequence ATGAGCAGATACTTCGAGCCACTCGGACCGGGCGTCTTTGACTCGGTCGCGCGCTGGGACGAGGACGTGTACGACAAGCTCGCCAACGCAGACAGCCGAGTGCTCGATGTGAGCATGCCGGCCCTGTCGCGTGCCGCCGACTACTCGATGCTGTGGATGGCGGCGGCCGCGGCGATGCGGGCCTTCGGCGGACGGCGTACCAAGCGGGCAGCGGGACGAGCCATCGGCACCCTCGCGGTGTCGAGTCTGGTGACCAATCAGTGCTTCAAGCGGCTGCACTGGCGCAACCGGCCGAACGGCGCGGCAGTACCGCTGCGCCGCCGGGCCAAGCGGATGCCAACGTCGTCGTCCTTCCCGTCGGGTCACTCGGCCAGCGCCGCAGCGTTCAGCACGGCGGTCGCGCTGGAGAACCTCCCGGTCGGTGCCGCACTCGGCATTCTGGCCGCGGGCGTCGGCACCTCGCGAGTAGCGACCGGGGCGCATTACCCGAGCGATGTCCTGACCGGGTTCGCCGTGGGATCGGGGATGGCGCTGCTTGGAGCCAAGGTCGTCCCGCCGGTGCTGCCCGTCCTCACCGATGACGAGATGCCCGACCAGTTCGAGATCGGCGGGCTCCCGGAAGGCAAGGGCCTGACGGTCATCGTCAACGAGAAGGCGGGGGTGGACCGGCCGCCGATCGGGGCCGAGATCCGCCACGGCCTGCCCCAGGCCGAGATCATCACGCTCGAGCCGGACGTCGACCTCATCGCGATCGCCGAGGACGCCGTACGCAACGGTGCCAAGGCGCTCGGTGTCTGCGGAGGTGACGGTACCGTCGTCGCGATCGCCGAGGTCGCGATGAGACACGACCTGCCGCTGGCGGTCTTCCCGGGCGGCACCTTCAACCACTTCGCGAAGGACATCCGGGTGCCGGACGTCGCGACCGCCATCGAAGCGGTCAAGGGCGGCGTGGCCACCAAGGTCGACGTCGCGACGCTCAACGACAAGATCTTCCTCAACACCGCGAGCGTGGGCACCTATCCCGAGTTCGTCACCGGGCGCGAGCGGCTGCAGCCGCGGTACGGCAAGCGCGCAGCCGCGGTGGTGGCCGCCTATCGGCTGCTCAAGGAGAAACCGCAGGTGCACCTGCGGATTGACGGGCGGCCGATGACCTCGATGCTGTTCTCCGTCGGCAACGGGCAGTACCAGCCGCTGGACTTCGCGCCCGCGCTGCGGCCGAACATGGCCGACGGCAAGCTCGACGTGCGGATCCTGGCCAGTGACCGCCGCGCGATCACCCCACGGCTGCTCTGGGCGACCCTCACCGGCACCCTCGACGACTCGCGGCTCTACCAACGCAAGACGGTCTCCTCGATGCAGGTCGAGGTGCTCGAGTCCGAGGTGCTGGTCTCGCGCGACGGCGAGGTCGATGATCCGGCTCCGGTCCTGCGGTTCGGGGTCAAGCCGCGCGCGCTGACGGTCTTCCAGCCGAAGAACCCGAAGATGTAG
- a CDS encoding MFS transporter, translating to MTFEGYRAGDAGLRRVSIALFAGSFSSFGLLYYPQPLLPEFSRTFGVPPSTAALSISVTTIALGLALLFAGQVSEIVGRTRMMRWSLVLAAVVAGLTAFVTSWPWMLALRAITGLMLAGFPAVAMAYLREEVHPSSHARATGLYIGGTALGGMAGRLVSGGLTQVADWRWAMGGTAAYALICAAVVLLVLPESRNFQAAPRGVRASAAAFLGVLRDPTLVGLYLVGGISMGSYVALFNITGYRLEAAPYLLPVGLAGLVYLVNPLGAASSTMAGRYAERFGRRAVVPIGFLITMAGVGLTLLRPLWVFVAGLAVVTVGFFVVHGVASGWTAARAYLGGRSTGSAASMYLFGYYLGSSVLGTLAGTAWRHGGWTLLAEGVLVMLVLGLGISLLLRRTPVLSTPPGPTAG from the coding sequence GTGACGTTCGAGGGCTACCGAGCAGGCGACGCCGGGCTGCGTCGCGTCTCGATCGCTCTGTTCGCAGGTTCATTCTCCTCCTTCGGGCTGCTCTACTACCCGCAGCCTCTGCTGCCGGAGTTCTCGCGCACCTTCGGCGTTCCGCCGAGCACGGCCGCGCTATCGATCAGCGTCACGACCATCGCCTTGGGCCTGGCCCTGCTGTTCGCGGGGCAGGTCAGCGAGATCGTGGGCCGGACGCGAATGATGCGCTGGTCGCTGGTGCTGGCCGCGGTGGTCGCGGGACTGACGGCGTTCGTGACCTCCTGGCCATGGATGCTCGCGCTCCGAGCGATCACCGGGTTGATGCTCGCGGGCTTCCCGGCCGTGGCGATGGCCTACCTGCGGGAGGAGGTACACCCCTCCTCGCACGCCCGCGCGACCGGTCTCTACATCGGCGGCACGGCACTGGGCGGGATGGCCGGACGCCTGGTCAGCGGCGGGCTCACCCAGGTAGCCGACTGGCGCTGGGCCATGGGCGGCACGGCGGCGTACGCGCTGATCTGCGCCGCCGTCGTCCTGCTGGTTCTTCCCGAGTCCCGCAACTTCCAGGCCGCGCCACGCGGCGTCCGCGCCTCGGCTGCCGCCTTCCTCGGCGTCCTGCGCGACCCCACGCTGGTCGGTCTCTACCTCGTGGGCGGGATCAGCATGGGCAGCTATGTCGCGCTGTTCAACATCACCGGCTACCGGCTCGAGGCCGCGCCCTACCTGCTGCCGGTCGGTCTGGCCGGGCTGGTCTACCTGGTCAACCCGCTCGGCGCGGCCTCGTCGACCATGGCCGGCCGGTACGCCGAACGCTTCGGACGCCGGGCCGTCGTCCCGATCGGGTTCCTCATCACCATGGCCGGGGTCGGGCTGACGCTGTTGCGGCCACTGTGGGTCTTCGTGGCCGGGCTCGCGGTGGTCACGGTCGGCTTCTTCGTCGTCCACGGCGTCGCCAGCGGGTGGACGGCGGCGCGCGCCTACCTTGGCGGCCGCTCGACCGGCTCGGCGGCGTCGATGTACCTGTTCGGCTACTACCTCGGCTCGTCGGTGCTCGGCACGCTCGCCGGCACCGCGTGGCGGCACGGCGGCTGGACCCTGCTGGCCGAGGGCGTGCTGGTCATGCTGGTGCTCGGCCTCGGGATCTCGCTGCTGCTGCGCCGTACGCCGGTGCTGTCCACCCCGCCCGGCCCGACAGCCGGTTGA
- a CDS encoding CoA ester lyase, producing MTVNLATARTLLFVPGHKPELFAKAAASEADGFIADLEDAVAPEDKTRARQVALEGLDLTPGLIRINAAGTPWHDDDLDAVAGRRGVLGVILPKAEDLKEVRRVARRLAGVPLLLLVESARGVRDATDLAMLRGVTRLCFGSLDYALDTGIEARSDLEDELLHARSTLVMASRAAGLPGPIDGVVPDFRNEELLTARTRRAFDLGFRGKLCIHPSQVGVVHRAIMPGDEEIAWAHKIVDGAGDLQGAAVQVDGEMVDRPVLLKAREILQRANF from the coding sequence ATGACGGTCAATCTCGCCACCGCCCGCACGCTACTGTTCGTCCCCGGCCACAAGCCCGAGCTCTTCGCGAAGGCGGCGGCCTCCGAGGCGGACGGCTTCATAGCCGACCTCGAGGACGCCGTCGCGCCGGAGGACAAGACGCGCGCCCGCCAGGTCGCGCTGGAGGGTCTGGACCTGACCCCGGGCCTCATCCGGATCAACGCGGCCGGCACCCCCTGGCATGACGACGACCTGGACGCCGTGGCCGGACGCCGCGGCGTCCTCGGCGTCATACTGCCCAAGGCCGAGGACCTCAAGGAGGTCCGCCGGGTAGCCAGGCGGCTGGCCGGCGTCCCCCTGCTGCTGCTGGTCGAAAGTGCGCGCGGTGTCCGCGACGCCACCGACCTGGCGATGCTGCGTGGGGTCACCCGGCTGTGCTTCGGGAGTCTCGACTATGCCCTCGACACCGGCATCGAAGCGCGCTCGGACCTCGAGGACGAGCTGTTGCACGCCCGCAGCACGCTCGTGATGGCTTCCCGCGCCGCCGGGCTGCCCGGCCCGATCGACGGCGTGGTGCCCGACTTCCGGAACGAGGAGCTGCTCACCGCCCGCACCCGACGCGCGTTCGACCTCGGCTTCCGCGGCAAGCTGTGCATCCACCCGTCGCAGGTCGGCGTCGTACACCGGGCGATCATGCCGGGCGACGAGGAGATCGCCTGGGCGCACAAGATCGTCGACGGCGCCGGTGATCTGCAGGGCGCGGCGGTGCAGGTGGACGGTGAGATGGTCGACCGGCCGGTGCTGCTGAAGGCCCGCGAGATCCTGCAGCGCGCGAACTTCTGA
- a CDS encoding aminotransferase class I/II-fold pyridoxal phosphate-dependent enzyme: protein MSRLSTRSETPPFHVMDVLSSVAVRQQTHGDVVLLCVGQPSTGAPARARELAEEAVRSQVLGYTETAGNLELRQAIAQHYDDWYGVPVAPEQVLLTTGSSAGFTALFLAAFDVGDQVVVTRPGYPAYRNTLHSLGCQVVDLDCGPDTRFQPTVDLLDALPEKPAGLVLASPANPAGTILADPDLAAIAQWCEANDCLLISDEIYHGIIYGTSAQTAWKSSREAAVVGSFSKYFSMTGWRLGWTLLPDHLLRPVEALLGNLNLCPPAISQAAALGVFSDSARAELASHVARYARNREVLLSRLPGIGVHDATAPDGAFYAYVDISHLTDDSLAWCQQVLAATGVAIAPGIDFAPDGVGAPELDGSRFVRFSFAGSEADIVEGFDRLSAYVAH from the coding sequence ATGAGCAGACTGTCCACGCGCAGCGAGACACCGCCCTTCCACGTGATGGACGTGCTGAGCTCGGTCGCCGTCCGCCAGCAGACCCACGGGGACGTCGTCCTGCTGTGCGTCGGCCAGCCCTCGACCGGCGCGCCCGCCCGCGCTCGCGAGCTCGCCGAGGAGGCGGTGCGCAGCCAGGTGCTCGGCTACACCGAGACCGCCGGCAATCTCGAGCTGCGTCAAGCGATCGCGCAGCACTACGACGACTGGTACGGCGTCCCGGTCGCGCCGGAGCAGGTCCTGCTGACCACCGGGTCGTCGGCGGGCTTCACTGCGCTCTTCCTGGCCGCGTTCGACGTGGGCGACCAGGTCGTCGTCACTCGGCCCGGTTACCCGGCGTACCGCAACACCCTGCACAGCCTCGGCTGCCAGGTGGTCGACCTGGACTGCGGTCCGGACACCCGTTTTCAGCCGACTGTCGACCTGCTCGACGCGCTCCCCGAGAAGCCCGCCGGACTCGTGCTGGCCAGCCCCGCCAACCCGGCCGGCACCATCCTGGCGGACCCCGACCTCGCCGCGATCGCCCAGTGGTGCGAGGCCAACGACTGCCTGCTGATCAGCGACGAGATCTACCACGGCATCATCTACGGCACGAGCGCGCAGACCGCCTGGAAGTCCAGTCGCGAGGCGGCGGTCGTCGGCTCGTTCTCCAAGTACTTCTCGATGACCGGCTGGCGGCTGGGCTGGACCCTGCTGCCGGATCATCTGCTGCGTCCGGTCGAGGCGCTGCTGGGCAACCTGAATCTCTGCCCGCCGGCGATCTCGCAGGCCGCGGCGCTCGGGGTGTTCTCCGACTCGGCACGAGCCGAGCTCGCATCGCACGTCGCCCGCTACGCGCGCAACCGGGAGGTGCTGCTGTCGCGGCTGCCCGGCATCGGCGTCCACGACGCGACAGCGCCGGACGGCGCCTTCTACGCGTACGTCGACATCTCGCACCTCACCGACGACTCGCTGGCCTGGTGCCAGCAGGTGCTGGCCGCGACCGGAGTCGCGATCGCGCCCGGGATCGACTTCGCCCCGGACGGCGTCGGTGCGCCCGAGCTCGACGGCAGTCGGTTCGTGCGCTTCTCCTTCGCTGGTTCCGAGGCGGACATCGTCGAGGGCTTTGACCGGCTCTCGGCGTACGTCGCTCACTGA
- a CDS encoding SDR family oxidoreductase has protein sequence MDLGIPGKSALVCASTGGLGAATATALAAEGVKVVFSGRRGELAEELAAPFEESVGIQADTSTVEGAMDLLEKAREAVGPIDILVLNGPGPRPGTATSVQNEDLHQAFESLMVVQHALVEACLPHMREQRWGRILSIASTGVIAPITNLALSSIGRMALGGYLKALANEVSGDGVTVNMLLPGRIATDRLKSLDAEAAKASGKSVEDIAKAGARTIPAGRYGEPSEFGAVGAFLCSDPASYVTGSAVRCDGGAHTTL, from the coding sequence ATGGACCTCGGAATCCCCGGCAAGTCTGCGCTCGTCTGCGCCTCCACCGGTGGCCTCGGCGCCGCCACCGCGACTGCGCTGGCCGCTGAGGGTGTGAAGGTGGTCTTCAGCGGACGCCGGGGCGAGCTGGCCGAGGAGCTCGCTGCACCCTTCGAGGAGTCGGTCGGCATCCAGGCAGACACCTCGACCGTCGAAGGCGCCATGGACCTACTGGAGAAGGCCCGGGAGGCGGTCGGCCCGATCGACATCCTGGTGCTCAACGGCCCTGGGCCGCGCCCGGGAACCGCGACCAGCGTGCAGAACGAGGATCTGCATCAGGCATTCGAATCGCTGATGGTGGTGCAGCACGCGCTGGTCGAGGCCTGTCTGCCGCACATGCGCGAGCAGCGGTGGGGCCGGATCCTGTCGATCGCCTCCACCGGAGTGATCGCGCCGATCACCAACCTGGCGCTGTCGAGCATCGGGCGGATGGCGCTCGGCGGCTATCTCAAGGCGCTGGCCAACGAGGTATCCGGGGACGGCGTGACGGTGAACATGCTGCTGCCCGGCCGCATCGCCACCGACCGCCTGAAGTCGCTCGATGCCGAGGCCGCGAAGGCCTCCGGCAAGTCGGTCGAGGACATCGCCAAGGCCGGCGCCCGCACGATCCCGGCCGGGCGGTACGGCGAGCCCAGCGAGTTCGGCGCGGTGGGCGCCTTTCTCTGCAGTGACCCGGCGTCGTACGTGACCGGCAGCGCGGTGCGCTGCGACGGCGGTGCGCACACCACGCTCTGA
- a CDS encoding helix-turn-helix transcriptional regulator, whose protein sequence is MSNVVRSAAQAEKDAVVFKALANPVRLQIVSLVAASPEGQVSAGHIVDQFSLSQPTISHHLRVLREAGVLTTYKSSTFVYYRFAPQLRETVSAILPDAAVAQPPTEPAPARRAAKRSPSQAGQPPADAEMPPPAEQGTPQPATPELVPEEDDEHGKKGKKKDKKKDKKGKKGKKK, encoded by the coding sequence ATGAGCAACGTTGTACGGTCCGCGGCGCAAGCGGAGAAGGACGCCGTCGTCTTCAAGGCATTGGCCAATCCCGTGCGACTGCAGATCGTCTCGCTGGTCGCCGCATCGCCGGAAGGACAGGTCAGCGCCGGGCACATCGTCGATCAGTTCTCGCTCTCGCAGCCCACGATCAGCCACCATCTACGGGTGCTCCGCGAGGCCGGGGTACTGACGACGTACAAGTCCTCCACGTTCGTCTACTACCGCTTCGCGCCCCAGCTGCGCGAGACCGTTTCCGCCATCCTGCCGGACGCCGCGGTCGCTCAGCCGCCCACCGAACCAGCCCCGGCCCGCCGAGCCGCCAAGAGATCGCCCTCGCAGGCGGGCCAGCCGCCGGCGGACGCCGAGATGCCGCCGCCCGCTGAGCAGGGCACGCCGCAGCCCGCGACGCCCGAGCTCGTGCCCGAGGAGGACGACGAGCACGGCAAGAAGGGCAAGAAGAAGGACAAGAAGAAGGACAAGAAGGGCAAGAAGGGCAAGAAGAAGTAG